The Lentimicrobiaceae bacterium genome contains the following window.
AGCTGATTTTATTAACCAAAAAATTAAGAGCCAACCTTTACCCGTAAACATTCTAACAGTTTTCCCATTTTAACCCGAAGCGGCAAAAACGTCTCAGAAAAATATCAGCAGGTAATGTTAGCTCTTAATTTTATATTGAACAATATTAATGTGCGTTTTGGACTTTTACTCTCAGTCGGTCACCTGTTTGTTCAACAATGTGCCTGTACCAATCTTCTCCGTAACCAGGCTGTTTCACCTTAGGATTCATTTGGTTGGGGACAGGAGTTTTAATGTTACCATCCATGTATTTGGTAAACAAATATTCAAACAACTGCTGCCAGCGTTCTACGGTACTGTTTCCCATATTTACAGAATAATCGGTGATAAACTGACGTCCCAGTTTGGGGTCTTTGTTGTATAAATCTACGGCAGCTTTATCAATAGCCGGTGTGTAAGCAACAAATTTATTTTCAAGCTCTGACTGTACAGCCTGAATTTCAGGAATCATATCGCGGTAGCGAGTGTATGCCCAGTTGTTTACCAGATTGAAAATCCAAAAAGCAGATGTTTTGGAATAAATCATCATGTTGCCGTTTCCTTTGGCAAAGGTTTCCGGTACAGATGTCATTCCGCAATACATCGGAATGTAAACGGTACCGTAGGTATCGTCAACACCGAACCAGTTGATACCGCCGATATGGTCGGGTAACCAACCACGGCTCTGGGTGATAAACGAAAAACCGGTTTGCTGGGTAGAAGTCGCACGTTCGTTAAGGTAAGTTTTTCCATCTAATTCCCATGTCATAGGACGCCAACGATAAGGCAGAGTGTAAGGCCCTGCACCCATGTCTTTGGTCATATCCAATGGGGTCCCTTCGTAATGGTCTCGCATCATATTCATCACATCCTGTACGGTTAATTTCCTGTCTGGTTTTATCCAAAGAGGCATGCGGTGGGTTAGGTTTTCTCCCTTTGCATAATCCAGATACTGATCCATTCCTGAATTAATTTTGCGAAAAGCCGACCAAACACGTGCTTCACAAAAACGGGCTCCGTCGAAGGTAATAGGGTTATAAGTATCGCTAAAGCTGAAATCTTTGTCGTTTCCGCTGAACCAGCCTTTTTCGCGGGCAAAGCTGATAACGTCGGAGGAATAAATACAGTTTTCCGGATCGTTGAGCGGGAAGGTGGTGATACGAGCCTGGTTGGCGTGTCCGCATACATAACCATCGGGTACACGGCGTGCTACCCAAACGGCGCCTTTTGTAGTATTTTCAGTAGCTTCAATTATTTTTTCTTTGAATTTCTTAAGATTATCGTCGCCGATGATTTTTTTAACGGCATCGGTAAAGGCTTCTTCTTTGATGAAATTTTTACCGTTAAGCTTTTTAAGTCCTTTTAGAACGTCTTTAGGGAGGTTTTCCTTGGCAAGCATTTCCATACTTTTGGATGTAAGAAGATAGGAACGGCCTTTCCCAATCATTTCGAGTATCCAAACTTCGTTGGGATCAGAAATGGAAAAAGATTCTCCTTCACTTGCATAACCATATTCAGCAACCAGGTCTCCAAAACTTTTTATAGCTTCACGAGCAGTT
Protein-coding sequences here:
- a CDS encoding C69 family dipeptidase, producing TAREAIKSFGDLVAEYGYASEGESFSISDPNEVWILEMIGKGRSYLLTSKSMEMLAKENLPKDVLKGLKKLNGKNFIKEEAFTDAVKKIIGDDNLKKFKEKIIEATENTTKGAVWVARRVPDGYVCGHANQARITTFPLNDPENCIYSSDVISFAREKGWFSGNDKDFSFSDTYNPITFDGARFCEARVWSAFRKINSGMDQYLDYAKGENLTHRMPLWIKPDRKLTVQDVMNMMRDHYEGTPLDMTKDMGAGPYTLPYRWRPMTWELDGKTYLNERATSTQQTGFSFITQSRGWLPDHIGGINWFGVDDTYGTVYIPMYCGMTSVPETFAKGNGNMMIYSKTSAFWIFNLVNNWAYTRYRDMIPEIQAVQSELENKFVAYTPAIDKAAVDLYNKDPKLGRQFITDYSVNMGNSTVERWQQLFEYLFTKYMDGNIKTPVPNQMNPKVKQPGYGEDWYRHIVEQTGDRLRVKVQNAH